Proteins from a single region of Pseudomonas sp. BSw22131:
- a CDS encoding ABC transporter permease: MLSPYTSPIERVWYYALRVICGLVLLFLVLPVLVIIPLSFNSGSFLVYPLQGFSLHWYQDFFGSAEWMRALKNSLIVAPAATVLAMGFGTLAAIGLTRSDFPGKSLVMALVISPMVVPVVIVGVSSYLFFAPLGLGNSYISLILVHAVLGVPFVIITVSATLQGFNYNLVRAAASLGASPVTAFRRVTLPLIAPGVISGALFAFATSFDEVVVTLFLAGPEQATLPRQMFSGIRENLSPTIAAAATLLILFSVVLLLTLEWLRGRSEKLRTAVE, translated from the coding sequence ATGTTGAGTCCCTACACCTCGCCCATCGAACGGGTCTGGTATTACGCGCTGCGGGTCATCTGCGGTCTGGTGTTGCTGTTTCTGGTGCTGCCAGTGCTGGTCATCATTCCGTTGTCGTTCAACTCGGGCAGCTTTCTGGTGTATCCGCTGCAAGGGTTTTCGCTGCACTGGTATCAGGACTTCTTCGGCTCTGCGGAGTGGATGCGGGCCCTGAAGAACAGCCTGATCGTTGCGCCTGCTGCAACCGTTCTCGCAATGGGTTTCGGCACGCTGGCGGCGATTGGCCTGACGCGCAGCGACTTTCCCGGCAAATCGCTGGTGATGGCGCTGGTGATTTCGCCGATGGTCGTACCGGTGGTGATTGTGGGCGTCTCCAGCTACCTGTTCTTTGCGCCGCTCGGGCTGGGCAACAGCTATATTTCGCTGATTCTGGTGCACGCGGTGTTAGGCGTCCCGTTTGTGATCATCACAGTGTCGGCGACCTTGCAGGGCTTCAATTACAACCTGGTACGCGCCGCGGCGAGCCTGGGCGCTTCGCCAGTGACGGCGTTTCGTCGCGTTACGCTGCCGCTGATTGCACCGGGTGTGATTTCCGGTGCGCTGTTCGCCTTCGCCACCTCGTTCGATGAGGTGGTGGTGACGCTGTTCCTCGCCGGCCCCGAGCAAGCGACCTTGCCTCGGCAGATGTTCAGCGGCATCCGCGAAAACCTCAGCCCGACGATTGCCGCTGCGGCCACCTTGTTGATCCTGTTTTCGGTGGTGTTGCTGCTGACGCTGGAATGGCTGCGGGGGCGCAGCGAGAAGTTGCGTACGGCGGTGGAGTGA
- a CDS encoding response regulator, with protein sequence MIRVLVAEDHTIVREGIKQLIGLAKDLLVVGEASNGEQLLETLRHVPCEVVLLDISMPGVNGLEAIPRIRALNNPPAILVLSMHDEAQMAARALKVGAAGYATKDSDPALLLTAIRRVAAGGRYIDPDLADRMVFEVGLTDNRPLHSLLSEREFSVFERLAQGANVNDIAQQLALSSKTISTHKARLMQKLNITSLAELVKYAMEHKLV encoded by the coding sequence GTGATTCGTGTATTGGTTGCAGAAGATCACACCATCGTGCGCGAAGGCATCAAGCAATTGATCGGCCTGGCCAAGGATTTACTGGTGGTCGGCGAAGCCAGCAATGGCGAGCAACTGCTTGAGACGCTGCGTCATGTGCCGTGTGAGGTGGTCCTGCTGGACATTTCCATGCCCGGCGTCAACGGGCTGGAAGCGATTCCGCGGATTCGTGCCTTGAACAATCCGCCTGCGATTCTGGTGCTGTCGATGCACGACGAGGCACAGATGGCAGCGCGAGCCTTGAAAGTTGGCGCCGCGGGCTACGCCACCAAGGACAGCGACCCCGCGCTGCTGCTGACTGCGATACGGCGGGTGGCGGCGGGCGGGCGTTATATCGACCCGGACCTCGCTGACCGCATGGTGTTCGAGGTGGGCCTGACCGATAACCGGCCGCTGCATTCACTGCTGTCGGAGCGTGAGTTTTCGGTGTTCGAGCGTCTGGCACAGGGCGCCAACGTCAACGACATCGCGCAGCAGTTAGCGCTCAGTAGCAAAACCATCAGCACCCATAAGGCGCGGCTGATGCAGAAGCTCAACATCACCTCGCTGGCGGAGCTGGTGAAATATGCGATGGAGCATAAGTTGGTGTGA
- a CDS encoding ABC transporter permease, whose amino-acid sequence MATAVPLTEGASPTLKQRLARAERVNRWKAQALIAPLAIFLLLVFLVPIAALLYKSVNNPEVVSGMPLTVIEVAKWDGKGLPSESVYKALSLDLAETRKNSTLGDLSKRLNMELAGYRSLLAKTARALPFKDEPASYKDALETLDERWGDPAYWQAIRRNTSSYTPYYLLAAVDHRIDDLGELAPATPDQAIYVDIFARTFWMGLVITAICLLLAYPLAYLLANMPARQSNLLMILVLLPFWTSILVRVAAWIVLLQSSGLINGALMAMGIIDKPLELVFNRVGVYISMVHIMLPFMILPIYSVMKGISPTYMRAAISLGCHPFASFWRVYFPQTYAGIGAGCLLVFILSIGYYITPALLGSPNDQMVSYFVAFYTNTSINWGMATALGGLLLLATVVLYLIYSWLVGASRLRLS is encoded by the coding sequence ATGGCCACCGCCGTGCCCCTCACTGAAGGCGCCAGCCCAACCTTGAAACAACGCCTGGCCCGTGCCGAGCGCGTTAATCGCTGGAAGGCTCAGGCGTTGATCGCGCCGCTGGCGATTTTCCTGTTGCTGGTGTTTCTGGTGCCGATCGCCGCGCTGCTCTACAAAAGCGTCAACAACCCGGAAGTGGTGAGCGGCATGCCACTGACTGTGATTGAAGTGGCCAAGTGGGATGGCAAGGGTTTGCCCAGCGAGTCGGTCTATAAGGCGTTGAGCCTGGACCTGGCTGAAACCCGCAAAAACTCAACGTTGGGCGATTTGTCCAAACGTCTGAACATGGAACTGGCGGGCTATCGCAGTCTGTTGGCGAAAACCGCTCGTGCGTTGCCCTTCAAGGATGAGCCTGCTTCTTATAAGGATGCACTGGAAACCCTCGACGAGCGCTGGGGTGATCCCGCGTACTGGCAGGCGATCCGCCGAAATACGTCCAGCTACACCCCCTATTACTTGCTGGCCGCTGTTGACCATCGCATTGATGACCTCGGCGAACTGGCACCTGCAACACCTGATCAGGCGATCTACGTCGACATCTTTGCCCGCACCTTCTGGATGGGCCTGGTGATCACCGCGATCTGCCTGCTGCTGGCCTATCCATTGGCTTACCTGCTGGCGAACATGCCTGCGCGTCAAAGCAATCTGCTGATGATTCTGGTGCTGCTGCCGTTCTGGACATCGATCCTGGTGCGCGTCGCGGCCTGGATCGTGTTGCTGCAATCGAGCGGGCTGATCAATGGCGCGCTGATGGCGATGGGCATCATCGATAAGCCGCTGGAATTGGTGTTCAACCGGGTCGGCGTATATATCTCGATGGTCCATATCATGTTGCCGTTCATGATCCTGCCGATCTACAGCGTGATGAAGGGCATCTCTCCCACGTACATGCGCGCAGCGATTTCCCTGGGCTGCCACCCGTTCGCAAGCTTCTGGCGTGTGTATTTCCCACAGACTTACGCGGGCATCGGCGCAGGCTGTCTGTTGGTGTTCATTCTGTCGATTGGCTACTACATCACGCCTGCCTTGCTCGGCAGTCCGAACGACCAGATGGTCAGCTACTTCGTGGCCTTCTACACCAACACCAGCATCAACTGGGGCATGGCCACGGCACTGGGCGGCTTGCTGCTGCTGGCAACGGTTGTGCTGTATCTGATTTATAGCTGGTTGGTCGGCGCCAGCCGCCTGCGTCTGAGCTGA
- a CDS encoding sigma-54 interaction domain-containing protein, producing the protein MNVNDASFEELLNALHDGVYITDGDGKTLKVNHAYERLTGLNGNDLLGRPMQELVKEGVISQSASLRVLQEGQPVSVMQSLSQGKKLLVSATPILDEQRRIRYVVSTVRDMTELLRMKHERDELQQLKQLRNSTAKLHAGQRENLLHSPLMADQEVSGRVFGLARQVAASSVKVLLQGETGVGKTLVAQFIHNASPRAKEPFLALNCGALPENLIEAELFGYAPGAFTGAGPKGKRGLLELAHHGTLFLDEIGDLPLAVQVKLLKVIEENRFIPVGGLELKEVDVRIISATHHDLKQRVAQGHFRADLFYRLNVVPINIPALRERSEEIPPLLHYYLDSFNTRYQRQVQWSLEALDLLCEYAWPGNIRELINIVERLVVTNQSGTIEALDMPEEILNLNPRSIDDSRLPLRKVLENAERSAIRAALQLHKTTRLAAKALGVSQATVVQKMKRWERSD; encoded by the coding sequence GTGAACGTCAATGACGCCAGTTTCGAAGAGTTGCTCAACGCCTTGCACGACGGCGTCTACATCACCGATGGCGACGGCAAAACGCTGAAGGTCAATCACGCGTACGAGCGGCTGACCGGGTTGAACGGCAATGACTTGTTGGGTCGGCCGATGCAGGAACTGGTCAAGGAAGGCGTTATCTCTCAGTCCGCCTCACTGCGCGTCCTGCAGGAAGGTCAGCCGGTTTCGGTGATGCAGAGCCTCAGCCAAGGCAAGAAACTGCTCGTCAGCGCAACGCCGATTCTCGACGAACAGCGGCGTATCCGCTATGTCGTCAGCACCGTGCGCGACATGACCGAACTGCTGCGCATGAAGCACGAACGCGACGAGCTTCAACAGCTCAAACAGCTGCGCAACAGCACCGCCAAACTTCACGCCGGCCAGCGCGAAAACCTGCTGCATTCGCCCCTGATGGCCGATCAGGAAGTCTCGGGTCGAGTGTTTGGCCTCGCGCGTCAGGTCGCCGCCAGCTCGGTGAAAGTCCTGCTGCAAGGCGAAACCGGAGTCGGCAAAACCCTCGTTGCGCAATTCATCCACAACGCCAGCCCTCGCGCCAAAGAGCCGTTTCTGGCGCTCAATTGTGGCGCCCTGCCAGAGAACCTGATCGAAGCCGAATTGTTCGGCTACGCCCCCGGCGCTTTCACCGGCGCGGGGCCCAAAGGCAAGCGCGGCTTGCTGGAGCTGGCGCACCACGGCACGTTGTTTCTCGACGAAATCGGTGACCTGCCGCTGGCCGTGCAGGTCAAGCTGCTCAAGGTCATCGAAGAAAACCGCTTCATCCCCGTCGGTGGCCTGGAGCTTAAGGAAGTCGACGTGCGCATCATCAGCGCCACCCATCACGACCTGAAGCAACGTGTGGCGCAAGGGCACTTTCGCGCCGACCTGTTCTATCGTCTCAACGTGGTGCCGATCAACATCCCGGCCTTGCGCGAGCGCAGCGAAGAAATCCCGCCGCTGCTGCATTACTACCTAGACAGCTTCAACACCCGCTATCAGCGCCAGGTGCAGTGGAGCCTCGAAGCGCTGGACCTGCTGTGCGAATACGCCTGGCCCGGCAACATCCGCGAGCTGATCAACATCGTCGAGCGTCTGGTGGTGACCAACCAGAGTGGCACCATTGAGGCGCTGGACATGCCCGAGGAAATTCTCAATCTCAATCCTCGGAGCATCGACGATAGCCGCTTGCCCTTGCGCAAAGTGCTGGAGAATGCCGAACGTTCAGCCATCCGTGCGGCGCTGCAATTGCACAAGACCACCCGACTGGCTGCCAAGGCGTTGGGTGTCAGCCAGGCAACAGTGGTGCAGAAGATGAAACGCTGGGAGCGTTCTGATTAG
- a CDS encoding ABC transporter ATP-binding protein yields MSNVDASAGASDVLVSFRGVQKSYDGESLIVKDLNLDIRKGEFLTLLGPSGSGKTTSLMMLAGFETPTAGDILLSGRSINNVPPHKRDIGMVFQNYALFPHMTVAENLAFPLSVRGMSKTDVTEKVKRALDMVQLGTFAHRYPAQLSGGQQQRVALARALVFEPQLVLMDEPLGALDKQLREHMQMEIKHIHQRLGVTVVYVTHDQGEALTMSDRVAVFHQGEIQQIAPPRTLYEEPKNTFVANFIGENNRISGTLFSHDGDRCVVSLARGEKVEALAVNVGQTGDAVTLSIRPERVNLNGRSESCVNRFSGRVAEFIYLGDHVRVRLEVAGKTDFFVKQPIAELDPALSVGDVVPIGWQVEHARALDPLQGAH; encoded by the coding sequence ATGAGCAATGTCGATGCAAGCGCTGGGGCAAGCGATGTGCTGGTCAGCTTTCGTGGTGTGCAAAAGAGCTACGACGGCGAATCCCTGATCGTCAAAGACCTCAACCTGGACATTCGCAAAGGCGAATTTCTCACCCTGCTCGGTCCGTCCGGCTCAGGCAAAACCACCAGCCTGATGATGCTTGCCGGTTTCGAAACGCCTACCGCTGGCGACATCCTGCTGAGCGGCCGGTCGATCAACAACGTTCCGCCGCACAAACGCGACATCGGCATGGTGTTTCAGAACTACGCGCTGTTCCCGCACATGACGGTAGCCGAGAACCTGGCATTCCCGCTGTCGGTGCGCGGCATGAGCAAAACCGACGTCACCGAGAAGGTCAAACGTGCGCTGGACATGGTGCAGCTCGGCACGTTCGCCCATCGCTACCCGGCGCAGTTGTCCGGTGGTCAGCAGCAGCGTGTGGCGCTGGCGCGTGCTTTGGTGTTCGAGCCACAGCTGGTGCTGATGGACGAACCCCTTGGTGCCCTCGACAAGCAACTGCGCGAACACATGCAGATGGAGATCAAACACATCCATCAGCGCCTGGGCGTGACAGTGGTCTACGTGACCCACGACCAGGGCGAAGCGCTGACCATGTCTGACCGTGTGGCGGTGTTCCATCAGGGTGAAATTCAGCAAATAGCGCCGCCGCGCACGTTGTACGAAGAGCCGAAAAACACCTTCGTTGCCAACTTCATCGGCGAGAACAATCGCATTAGCGGTACGTTGTTCAGTCACGACGGCGACCGCTGCGTGGTCAGCCTGGCGCGTGGCGAGAAGGTCGAGGCGTTGGCGGTCAACGTTGGCCAGACTGGCGATGCGGTGACGCTGTCGATTCGTCCCGAGCGCGTGAACCTCAACGGTCGCAGCGAAAGTTGTGTGAACCGGTTCTCTGGTCGCGTCGCTGAATTCATCTACCTGGGCGACCACGTGCGTGTGCGTCTGGAAGTGGCTGGCAAGACTGATTTCTTCGTCAAGCAACCCATCGCCGAGCTTGATCCGGCGCTGAGCGTCGGCGACGTGGTGCCTATCGGATGGCAGGTCGAACATGCCCGCGCGCTCGACCCGTTGCAGGGCGCTCACTGA
- the rpe gene encoding ribulose-phosphate 3-epimerase — protein MQPFVIAPSILSADFARLGQEVDNVLAAGADTVHFDVMDNHYVPNLTIGPMVCSALRKYGITAPIDVHLMVSPVDRVIGDFIEAGATYITFHPEATQHIDRSLQLIREGGCKAGLVFNPATPLNLLEYVMDKVDMILLMSVNPGFGGQKFIPGTLNKLREARALIDASGRDIRLEIDGGVNVNNIREIAAAGADTFVAGSAIFNAPDYKEVIDKMRAELALSRA, from the coding sequence ATGCAGCCCTTCGTTATTGCTCCGTCGATTCTTTCCGCCGACTTCGCCCGTCTGGGCCAGGAAGTCGACAACGTCCTCGCCGCTGGCGCCGACACCGTCCATTTTGACGTGATGGACAACCACTACGTACCTAACCTGACTATCGGTCCGATGGTCTGTTCGGCGCTGCGTAAATACGGCATCACCGCACCCATCGACGTGCATTTGATGGTCAGCCCGGTTGACCGCGTCATCGGCGACTTCATTGAAGCTGGCGCCACCTACATCACCTTCCACCCGGAAGCGACGCAGCACATCGACCGCTCCCTGCAACTGATCCGCGAAGGTGGTTGCAAGGCAGGCTTGGTGTTCAACCCGGCTACACCGCTGAACCTGCTGGAATACGTGATGGACAAGGTCGACATGATCCTGCTAATGAGCGTCAACCCGGGATTTGGCGGCCAGAAATTCATCCCAGGCACTCTCAATAAACTGCGCGAAGCCCGTGCGTTGATCGACGCGTCCGGCCGTGATATCCGTCTTGAAATCGACGGCGGCGTCAACGTCAACAACATCCGCGAAATCGCCGCTGCGGGTGCCGATACGTTTGTTGCAGGCTCAGCGATCTTCAATGCGCCGGACTACAAAGAGGTCATTGATAAAATGCGTGCAGAACTGGCGTTGTCCCGCGCATGA
- a CDS encoding ABC transporter substrate-binding protein, translated as MLKTLKLTALTLGMMCAAQVMAADLTIISFGGANKTAQEKAFYAPWEKAGSGKIIAGEYNGEMAKVKAMVDTKSVTWDLVEVESPELSRGCDEDMFEELDPAMLGKSENYVPGAIQTCGVGFFVWSTVLAYNADKLKSAPTGWSDFWNTEKFPGKRGLRKGAKYTLEFALMADGVAPKDVYKVLSTKEGQDRAFKMLDKLKPSIQWWEAGAQPPQYLQSGDVVMSSAYNGRIAAVQKESNLKVVWTGGVYDFDAWAIPKGAKNAAEAKKFIAFSLAPEQQKTYSENIAYGPANKEAVKLLSAETLKNMPTTEENIKDQVQIDVKFWADFGETLEQRFNSWAAK; from the coding sequence ATGTTGAAAACATTGAAACTCACCGCCCTCACGCTGGGCATGATGTGCGCAGCGCAGGTCATGGCGGCTGATCTGACGATTATTTCCTTTGGTGGCGCGAACAAGACCGCTCAGGAAAAAGCCTTCTACGCCCCGTGGGAAAAGGCCGGCAGCGGCAAGATCATCGCTGGCGAATACAACGGCGAAATGGCCAAGGTCAAAGCCATGGTCGACACCAAGAGCGTGACCTGGGACCTGGTGGAAGTTGAATCGCCAGAACTGTCTCGCGGCTGCGACGAAGACATGTTCGAAGAGCTCGATCCGGCCATGTTGGGCAAAAGCGAAAACTACGTACCGGGCGCAATCCAGACGTGCGGCGTGGGTTTTTTCGTGTGGTCAACCGTGTTGGCTTACAACGCCGACAAGCTGAAGTCCGCCCCAACGGGCTGGTCTGATTTCTGGAACACCGAGAAATTTCCGGGCAAGCGCGGCCTGCGCAAGGGCGCCAAGTACACCCTGGAGTTCGCTCTGATGGCTGACGGCGTGGCGCCAAAAGATGTCTACAAAGTGCTGTCCACCAAAGAAGGCCAGGACCGCGCGTTCAAGATGCTCGACAAGCTCAAGCCAAGCATTCAGTGGTGGGAAGCAGGCGCACAGCCGCCGCAGTACCTGCAGTCTGGCGACGTTGTGATGAGCTCGGCCTACAACGGCCGTATCGCTGCCGTGCAGAAAGAAAGCAACCTGAAAGTGGTCTGGACCGGTGGCGTCTATGACTTCGACGCGTGGGCGATTCCGAAGGGCGCGAAAAACGCAGCCGAAGCGAAGAAATTCATCGCCTTCTCCCTGGCGCCTGAGCAGCAGAAGACCTATTCCGAGAACATCGCCTACGGCCCGGCCAACAAGGAAGCGGTCAAGCTGCTGAGCGCTGAGACCTTGAAAAACATGCCGACCACCGAAGAGAACATCAAGGATCAAGTACAGATCGATGTGAAGTTCTGGGCTGACTTCGGCGAGACCCTGGAGCAGCGCTTCAACTCTTGGGCTGCCAAGTAA
- a CDS encoding iron-containing alcohol dehydrogenase: MSISASKISAFKIANKLITGAGAVEQLAAELTRLNVQNPLIVTDAILVKSGTVDLALAQLGGRRYGIFDQVKPEPEISIVEDCTRAYREGGHDGLIGLGGGSAIDIAKGVAAFANHEGPLTELFGVDLVKRKGPALIAIPTTAGTGSEVTNVAIFSDKQAQLKKGIVSDYLLPDVALVSPLMTLTCPRSVTAASGVDALVHAIESYLSVNASPITDAIALGAIKLIAKALPKAYANPSNLQAREDMATASLMAGMAFGNAGVGAVHALAYPLGGRFNIAHGVSNALLLPYVMAWNKMACVERFRDIAEAMGVRTAHLSDKDAADQAVQAMKDLCVAVDIPSGMRSFNVPEDAIPAMAEEASKIDRLMRNNPRKLTAADIEKIYRAAY; this comes from the coding sequence ATGAGCATTTCTGCCTCCAAAATCAGTGCCTTCAAAATCGCCAACAAATTGATTACCGGCGCTGGCGCCGTTGAACAGCTGGCCGCTGAACTGACCCGCCTCAACGTACAAAACCCATTGATCGTCACCGACGCCATTCTGGTCAAATCCGGCACCGTGGATCTTGCGCTCGCGCAGCTGGGTGGTCGCCGTTACGGGATCTTCGATCAGGTCAAACCCGAGCCTGAAATCTCCATTGTCGAGGACTGCACCCGCGCCTATCGCGAAGGCGGTCACGATGGTTTGATCGGTCTGGGCGGCGGCAGCGCGATCGACATCGCCAAAGGTGTTGCAGCCTTTGCCAATCACGAAGGCCCGCTGACCGAGCTGTTCGGCGTCGATCTGGTCAAGCGCAAAGGCCCGGCGCTGATCGCGATTCCGACCACGGCTGGCACCGGTTCGGAAGTCACCAACGTCGCGATCTTTTCGGATAAACAAGCGCAGCTGAAAAAAGGCATCGTCAGCGATTACCTGCTGCCGGACGTCGCTTTGGTCAGCCCGCTGATGACCCTGACCTGCCCGCGCAGCGTGACGGCTGCCAGCGGGGTCGATGCGCTGGTGCACGCCATCGAATCCTACTTGTCGGTCAACGCCTCGCCGATCACCGACGCCATCGCCCTGGGCGCCATCAAGCTGATCGCCAAGGCGCTGCCCAAGGCCTACGCCAACCCGTCAAACCTGCAAGCCCGTGAAGACATGGCCACTGCCAGCCTCATGGCCGGCATGGCATTCGGCAACGCGGGCGTCGGCGCGGTGCACGCGCTGGCGTACCCGCTGGGTGGTCGTTTCAATATTGCTCACGGTGTCAGCAATGCTTTGTTGCTGCCGTATGTCATGGCCTGGAACAAGATGGCCTGCGTCGAGCGCTTCCGTGATATCGCCGAAGCGATGGGCGTGCGTACCGCGCATTTGAGCGACAAGGATGCAGCCGATCAGGCCGTTCAGGCGATGAAGGATCTGTGCGTTGCTGTGGATATCCCATCTGGGATGCGCAGCTTCAATGTACCGGAGGATGCGATCCCGGCTATGGCGGAGGAGGCGAGCAAAATCGACCGCCTGATGCGCAACAACCCGCGCAAGCTGACTGCCGCCGACATCGAGAAGATCTACCGCGCCGCTTACTGA